The region GCCTCGCGTTGGCCGCCGGGCAGCCCCTCCATCCCGGAGCGCATGATCTCACCGATCACCACGCTGTTGTAGATGGTCAGGCCGATCACCAGGTACCAGAGTCGGTCGCCGAGGTCGACGCCGAGATCGGGCAGGGCGGTCGCCACGAAGAAGATGGTGATCACGACCGGGAGGCCCCGGAAGACCTCGACGCAGAACCGGGTGATCGTGTTGAGCAGCCAACTCAGCACCCGCAGTCCGAGCGCGGCCGGGGCGGGGAGGCCGACGAAGCGCCGCTCGCGCAGTGCCTTGAGCTGGACCCGCAGGACGGCCAGTGCGAGGCCGACGACCAGCGAGCCGACGATCGCCAGGCCGGCGGCGGTGAGGGTGGCGACGAAGCCGTCCCGGATCCGGGCCCAGACCAGGGAGAAGACCTCGTTGTCCGGGTCGACCAGCGGTCCCCACTTTTCCATCGTGAACTGGCCGCTCTCGTCCAGCGGCCGGTAGACGAGGAAGTAGGCGAAGGCGACGACGCCGATGACGGCGATCACGCTGCCGATCAGGGTCAACCGCCGGGCGCGTGG is a window of Micromonospora sp. NBC_01699 DNA encoding:
- a CDS encoding amino acid ABC transporter permease encodes the protein MNQQQSVLYDNPGPRARRLTLIGSVIAVIGVVAFAYFLVYRPLDESGQFTMEKWGPLVDPDNEVFSLVWARIRDGFVATLTAAGLAIVGSLVVGLALAVLRVQLKALRERRFVGLPAPAALGLRVLSWLLNTITRFCVEVFRGLPVVITIFFVATALPDLGVDLGDRLWYLVIGLTIYNSVVIGEIMRSGMEGLPGGQREAALACGLSSFQITRMILLPQALRIMLPALISQLVVVLKDTSLGFIIGYEEVLRVSAFLIGNLENPIQVYAVVGAIYILLNYLLSKLAEYVQRRLARGRKTKGLPPIAVMTPARAGADGSGAA